A single window of Lysobacter oculi DNA harbors:
- the lolB gene encoding lipoprotein insertase outer membrane protein LolB, with the protein MAGALLLAGCAGQAVKPGLPAGARVCDARDTDAGCQTRIAAINAGMAAQLASAAAGDPGATWTMQGRAAISTGKQSGNARIEWQQQALDGYNVTLSAPVTRQSWQLEVDGATATLRGLEGGPRTSPDAALLLREATGWDIPVASMAWWLRGWPARGNAPSRYVFGPAGALIGVEQDGWRIDFTRAAADALPTRINAERGESRVRLVIDQWGDATGG; encoded by the coding sequence GTGGCCGGCGCCCTGCTGCTGGCCGGTTGCGCCGGGCAGGCGGTCAAGCCGGGCCTGCCGGCCGGTGCGCGGGTCTGTGACGCGCGCGACACCGATGCGGGGTGCCAGACCCGTATCGCGGCGATCAATGCCGGCATGGCCGCCCAGCTTGCCAGCGCCGCCGCCGGTGATCCGGGTGCGACGTGGACGATGCAGGGCAGGGCCGCGATCAGCACCGGCAAGCAGAGCGGCAATGCGCGCATCGAATGGCAGCAGCAGGCGCTCGACGGCTACAACGTCACCCTGAGTGCGCCGGTGACCCGCCAGAGCTGGCAGCTGGAAGTCGATGGCGCGACGGCCACGCTCCGTGGTCTTGAAGGCGGCCCGCGCACCAGCCCCGACGCGGCGTTGTTGCTGCGCGAAGCGACCGGCTGGGACATCCCGGTGGCGTCGATGGCGTGGTGGCTGCGTGGCTGGCCGGCGCGGGGCAATGCGCCCAGCCGCTATGTCTTCGGTCCGGCGGGTGCGCTGATCGGCGTCGAGCAGGATGGCTGGCGGATCGATTTCACCCGCGCCGCCGCCGATGCGCTGCCCACCCGCATCAATGCCGAGCGCGGCGAGAGCCGGGTCCGCCTCGTCATCGACCAGTGGGGCGATGCGACGGGTGGCTGA